TGCATCATATTGGCTGATATTGTAATTACATAgtcatttcttcttatttttctgttGTGCATATTGGGGTGTTTATGGTAtggtatgttatgttgtgtaggTAATGTTTACTGCATTATTTAGTGTGTGTTTTTCACATGTGTCATCCTGATGCTGCAGCTGCCAGATCTGCGCTGTAAATTTAACAAAcgtgttttacagtgtagtgtagATTTCAGTCTTTGCAGAAGAAAGGAGCCAGATGACTTAAGAGAGTCGAGCTGTGTTTGTAATCATCTCaagctctttctctctctctctctctctctcactcacacacacacacacttgagtTATTGATGGCTGTGTGGCTCTCTGTCAACTCTTAAAGCAGatgctttcacacacacacacacacacacacacacacacacacacactgctggcTCTCGTTCAGGCTCCAGGCTTCAGGAAGAGCCACAGGAAGGAGACAGTGTGGATTTCAGGGGTTGAAGGTCAGAGATAATAGTGCTGATGATAGTACTCAAGCACTTCATTTACACAAACCTCGGGCGTCCGTACACAGGGTCAAAGGTCAAGCAGAATGACCCGTGCTGTGTTGTTGTGGAACgtctgaaatgtttttagacAAACACTTTctgcttttttctttaaatgttaaatgttaagtGATGATTTGATGCATTTCAGTGTTCTATTTTTCTGCTCAATCCAAGTTATAATCAATCTTATATCatggtaacattataaatctctaCAGGGTTATTTTTGCTTGAAATTCAGCGAAAAATACAACTGTGTGACCCTCGTTCAAGGGCGGGGAGCCATTTGGTTTGTGCCACCGTGATCCTGCCAACATGCTCAAATTGGGAAACAATTTCTATTCttgctctctctgtctgtccgtcAGAATGCCACAGACAGCTCGTCTAACTCTTCTCAGAAGAGAGAGCCGTCCATGCAGACGCTCGCACCAATCAGCTTCTCCGAGCCCCACCACTGCATTCTGGGACATCTCTACGACCAACACAGACACTCTGACCGTTTCTACCTGGAACAGGTGAGTCTGTCTGaataatttgtgtaaaattaAGTTATTATGCCATCATGATGTACTGTTTTAGTGAACTTTGAGTCTTTACTtagtatattatttaaacactgGGGGCGGTATATTGTTTCCattgttatataataattttggtaacactttacattaagATTCATTAgtcaacattagttaactacattagttaacatgaacaaagaatgaacaatacttctacagcatttagttcatgttaatttcagcatttactgatgcattattaaaatcacaagttgtgtttgttaacatcagttaatgcactgtgaactaacgtaaacaatgaacaactgtatttgtattacctaacattaacaaagattaatagtgtaataaatgtattgttcattgttcgatcatgttaattaatacaaattaaactaatgttaacaaatgacacctgatcgtaaagtgttaccatactttttaaatattttgtctgttttatgtatttgtttgaatcttttttaaataaattaactttgttaattaaattacattttgtttatataaattaaattctataaacttaaaaattatatctatctaaacacaataaaaacatttatgacattttagaaaatttaaaaaagctgttATTTGTAAacaacctatatatatatatatatatatatatatatatatatatatatatatatatatatatatatatatatatatatatatacacacacacacattcatatatgccttatttgtgtgtatttatatgtaatttattatattttgaaattcagTATAATAAATTGAATAGATTTTTaagttataaatgtaaaatataatatatttcatatatttaaattttaatttaattttttttttttttttttaagaagtgttatgttaaaataatgtaatattccATCAAAATCAATGCTCATGCAAAGGGATTGCTCTTTCTCACtcagttcatttttgggtcagtTGAAGAAAAAGGAGTTTGATACTTTTAAAgaaagtataaaatattaaaatatagcaATAACTATTCCTATGCAAAAGAGCATGGGTAAAACATGACTTAATTTAGCCACAAAAGGCATCATCCTGTTAGACCTGACTTGACTGTTGTTTTAGTGTGATACTatgctttttatgcctttttatCCTTTAAAGATAACCAGCAGCAATATgtgatattgaatatttatcatAAAATATTCAAGATTGCCTGCTATCTGCTACTAGTCTCTTATATCTGTCTTTTCAGAAATTTTTGGATATTTATCCATATTGTGTTTAATGCTTTCTTTCTGCCGTACAGACGGTGCCCATGTTCCCGTGTCCCCGTCACGTAAGGTTTcacgaggaggaggaggagattGTCCGGATTAACCCACGCGAGCGCTCTTGGTTAACGGGCTACGAGGACTATCGCCACGCCACCACAGCGACACGGGCCAAACCCCTGCGGCCAGAAGCCACGGACGCTTACGTTCACCTCGCTAAGAGCGAACCTCCCAAACACGACTACACTTACTCGTACCCACTCAGTGGGGACGGACACACTCCCCGCGACGGCAAAACGGGCATCGGCGGCGGCGTGGTCACCGGTCAGCCGCGTGCACTGACCGCCAAATGGCTGCCGCGGCGCGTGGAGGACAGCAGAGAGCGCTTACGGTGCGTGTACTGTCAAAACATGTTCAGTCCGGCCGAAAACGGACGCGGGCGCTGCCAGGAAGCTCCGGACCCCGTGCAGACGTGCATTCGCCGGGTGAGCTTCATGTGGTGCGCGGACAGCCTGCTCTACCATTGCATGTCGGACCCCGAGGGCGACTATTCGGACCCCTGCTCCTGCGACGCCAGTGAAGAGCGCTTCTGTTTGCGCTGGCTAGCGCTCCTGGGACTGTCGCTGCTAGCGCCCTGCATGTGCTGTTACGCACCACTTCGAGCGTGTTACCACTGCGGCGTCGCGTGCCACTGCTG
This genomic window from Labeo rohita strain BAU-BD-2019 chromosome 1, IGBB_LRoh.1.0, whole genome shotgun sequence contains:
- the spred2a gene encoding sprouty-related, EVH1 domain-containing protein 2 — its product is MTEESHPDDDSYIVRVKAVVMTRDESSGGWLAQEGGGLSRVGVCKVVPADLELLGRNGFLIFGERLKDKQVILQCFLKKDLVYTKATPTFHHWRVDNRKCGLSFQSPADARAFDRGVRKAIEDLTEGSTTSSSTLQNEAELGDDDVFTNATDSSSNSSQKREPSMQTLAPISFSEPHHCILGHLYDQHRHSDRFYLEQTVPMFPCPRHVRFHEEEEEIVRINPRERSWLTGYEDYRHATTATRAKPLRPEATDAYVHLAKSEPPKHDYTYSYPLSGDGHTPRDGKTGIGGGVVTGQPRALTAKWLPRRVEDSRERLRCVYCQNMFSPAENGRGRCQEAPDPVQTCIRRVSFMWCADSLLYHCMSDPEGDYSDPCSCDASEERFCLRWLALLGLSLLAPCMCCYAPLRACYHCGVACHCCGGKHKAAG